In Acidobacteriota bacterium, one genomic interval encodes:
- the nrfH gene encoding cytochrome c nitrite reductase small subunit codes for MTRFRVAIVAALLLGVTLGIGTYTFVYAKGYSYLTNDPAACANCHIMGDHFAAWQRSSHRSVAVCNDCHTPAGLVPKYITKAQNGFWHSFYFTTGGYPDPLRITPRNHDITEQSCRKCHTELTSSIDRAHSNTGKGGVTCTSCHNEVGHIE; via the coding sequence ATGACACGATTCCGGGTTGCGATTGTGGCTGCCCTTCTCCTTGGCGTCACACTCGGCATCGGCACGTACACGTTCGTCTACGCCAAGGGCTACTCCTACCTCACTAACGACCCGGCGGCGTGCGCCAACTGCCACATCATGGGCGACCACTTCGCCGCATGGCAGCGCTCGAGTCATCGGTCGGTCGCGGTTTGCAACGACTGCCACACGCCCGCGGGGCTGGTGCCGAAATACATCACCAAGGCGCAAAACGGTTTCTGGCACTCGTTCTACTTCACCACCGGCGGCTATCCGGATCCGCTGCGCATCACGCCGCGCAATCACGACATCACCGAGCAGTCGTGCCGCAAGTGCCATACCGAGCTGACCTCCTCGATTGACCGCGCCCACAGCAACACTGGCAAGGGCGGCGTGACGTGCACGTCGTGCCACAACGAAGTAGGACACATCGAATGA
- a CDS encoding ammonia-forming cytochrome c nitrite reductase subunit c552, which translates to MKRLISVPIAVALLSAAAAVLVTALLVNIFTRQQEAQTPFFTVVQLDDETEDPAVWGRNFPMQYDSYLRTVDQVRTRYGGSEAVPRTPTQADPRSIVAQSRLEEDPRLKTMWAGYAFATDFREERGHAYMLDDQTYTERQGVTQQPGTCMHCHASVYVPYKKLGGGDLIKGFEVMNQMKYQEARTKVTHPVACIDCHDPATMQLRITRPGFMEGIVKVKAARGIKDYDVNRDATAQEMRTFVCGQCHVEYYFKGPEKRLTYPWDKGLKADEILAYYEENGFKDWTHAESGAPALKAQHPEFELWSQGIHAKSGVTCADCHMPYQRVGAMKISDHHVRSPLLNINRACQTCHRWSEEDLRQRVETIQDRTYSVRNIAMDALMALIADIKTAKAAGATDAELEAPRRQQRRGQFLLDFIEAENSMGFHADQEAMRVLALSLDETRRGQAVLPGSKSTAGAGGR; encoded by the coding sequence ATGAAGCGACTCATTTCCGTCCCCATCGCCGTCGCCTTGTTGTCGGCCGCCGCGGCCGTTCTCGTGACGGCGCTGTTGGTCAACATCTTCACGCGGCAGCAGGAGGCGCAGACGCCGTTCTTCACCGTCGTGCAGCTCGACGACGAGACCGAGGATCCGGCAGTGTGGGGCCGGAACTTTCCCATGCAGTACGACAGCTACCTCCGGACGGTGGACCAGGTGCGCACGCGCTACGGCGGCAGCGAGGCGGTGCCGCGCACGCCCACCCAGGCCGACCCGCGCAGCATCGTCGCCCAGTCGCGGCTGGAAGAGGATCCGCGGCTCAAGACCATGTGGGCCGGCTATGCGTTTGCCACCGACTTCCGCGAGGAGCGGGGCCACGCGTACATGCTCGATGACCAGACCTATACCGAGCGGCAAGGCGTCACGCAGCAGCCGGGCACCTGCATGCACTGCCACGCGTCGGTGTATGTGCCGTACAAGAAGCTGGGTGGCGGCGATCTGATCAAGGGCTTCGAGGTGATGAACCAGATGAAGTACCAGGAGGCGCGCACCAAGGTGACGCATCCGGTGGCGTGCATCGATTGCCACGATCCCGCGACCATGCAGTTGCGGATCACCCGTCCCGGCTTCATGGAGGGCATCGTCAAGGTGAAGGCGGCGCGGGGGATCAAGGACTATGACGTCAATCGCGACGCCACGGCGCAGGAGATGCGCACGTTTGTGTGCGGACAATGCCACGTCGAGTACTACTTCAAGGGCCCCGAGAAGCGGCTGACCTATCCCTGGGACAAGGGCCTGAAGGCCGACGAGATTCTCGCGTATTACGAAGAGAACGGCTTCAAGGACTGGACGCACGCCGAGTCGGGCGCACCGGCGCTCAAGGCGCAGCATCCCGAGTTCGAGCTGTGGAGCCAGGGCATTCACGCGAAGTCGGGCGTGACCTGCGCCGATTGTCACATGCCGTACCAGCGCGTCGGTGCCATGAAGATCAGTGATCACCACGTCCGCAGTCCGCTGCTGAACATCAATCGCGCGTGCCAGACGTGTCATCGCTGGTCGGAAGAGGATCTGCGCCAGCGCGTCGAGACCATCCAGGATCGCACCTACAGCGTGCGCAACATCGCGATGGATGCGCTGATGGCGCTGATCGCCGACATCAAGACCGCAAAAGCCGCCGGCGCCACCGACGCGGAACTGGAAGCGCCGCGGCGTCAGCAGCGGCGCGGCCAGTTCCTGCTGGACTTTATCGAAGCCGAGAACTCCATGGGCTTCCATGCCGACCAGGAAGCCATGCGCGTGCTGGCGCTGTCGCTCGACGAGACGCGCCGCGGGCAAGCGGTGCTGCCCGGCAGCAAGTCCACCGCGGGCGCCGGCGGGCGGTAA
- a CDS encoding WYL domain-containing protein has product MPRNAEVIRQWKLLLHLDGLAHGRAVDELAAELGVNKRTVWRDLAALQEAGFPLVDAKRDRKTVWRVMQLPLKSLTDAGLSVTEVCSLYMSRALLLTLTGSPFEAGLNSLLKKVQRALSPKSRQFLDELPNVVRVRPEPRKNVSAGYNEMVAKIIEASTRRKAAEMRYFSVSSNRQKDYVVHPYVVEYSDGGLYLRAYVPEYDEVRMFAVERIKTIRITEQSFTPVKAVSDDDFEPSLGLGNGKPERVILEFSARVAPYVRERVWHKSQQIEELPDNGLRLGLKVSRDWALHGWILSWGPHVRVTAPASLAHEILDMLDDAREFYVPRLKFESTFIPPVASSGAPSLPLPGNGRSGKRRSAAPS; this is encoded by the coding sequence ATGCCTCGTAACGCCGAAGTGATCCGCCAGTGGAAGCTGCTGCTTCACCTCGACGGCCTGGCCCACGGCCGTGCCGTCGACGAACTGGCTGCCGAACTGGGCGTCAACAAGCGAACCGTTTGGCGCGACCTCGCGGCCCTGCAAGAGGCTGGCTTCCCCCTCGTCGACGCCAAGCGTGACCGCAAGACCGTGTGGCGGGTGATGCAGTTGCCGCTCAAGTCGCTGACCGACGCCGGCCTGTCGGTCACCGAGGTGTGCTCGCTCTACATGAGCCGCGCCCTGCTGCTGACGCTCACCGGCTCGCCGTTCGAGGCCGGCCTCAACTCGCTGCTGAAGAAAGTGCAGCGCGCCCTGTCGCCGAAGAGCCGCCAGTTCCTCGACGAGCTCCCCAACGTCGTGCGCGTCAGGCCCGAGCCGCGAAAGAATGTGTCGGCCGGCTACAACGAGATGGTGGCCAAGATCATCGAGGCCTCCACCCGGCGCAAGGCGGCCGAGATGCGCTACTTCTCCGTCAGCAGCAACCGGCAAAAGGACTACGTCGTTCATCCGTATGTCGTCGAGTACTCGGATGGCGGCCTGTACCTGCGCGCCTACGTGCCCGAGTACGACGAGGTCCGGATGTTCGCGGTCGAGCGCATCAAGACCATCCGCATCACCGAGCAGTCGTTCACGCCCGTCAAGGCGGTGAGCGACGACGACTTCGAGCCGTCGCTTGGCCTGGGCAACGGCAAGCCCGAGCGCGTGATCCTGGAGTTCTCGGCCCGCGTCGCGCCCTATGTGCGCGAGCGGGTGTGGCACAAGTCCCAGCAGATCGAAGAACTGCCCGACAATGGCTTGCGCCTCGGGTTGAAGGTGTCACGCGACTGGGCCCTGCACGGCTGGATCCTGAGCTGGGGTCCACACGTGCGCGTCACGGCCCCGGCCTCGCTCGCCCACGAGATCCTCGACATGCTGGACGATGCGCGGGAGTTCTATGTGCCGCGGCTCAAGTTCGAGTCGACGTTCATTCCTCCGGTCGCTTCTTCCGGCGCGCCGTCCCTCCCGCTTCCCGGGAATGGGCGATCCGGTAAGCGTCGAAGTGCCGCCCCTTCATAG
- a CDS encoding VWA domain-containing protein, producing MHLQPDRALVPPNTPTVRYLHVLISAPPPPKAAGAVRTPVDVALVLDRSGSMDGNKLTMAREAVTHAIRLLKPDDHLGVVCYDEQVTTVLDRTPATPEAKALATKRLKSVDARGSTDLHGGWLRGAELARAAEPRGALSKVLLLTDGLANHGVVDHGEMIASASRLRQEGIVTSTFGVGADFDEELLSRLATEGGGHFYFIEKAKQIPDLFASELGETLEVVAREVVFEVACDPGVEAMVLNELPSGQADGRLRVQCGDLVADQELVLIVAVAFKGASPEGAQLGVQCRVSDRDHVLFAEPVPVTWRSVAALEDRNQPVNRDVRLAVAAMLAERARSTALAANRRGDFDAAKRILREMVDDLRAMAPGDKGVLALIDQLHHDEVAFAEVMTPLAMKGRHFDAYRIAHSREAGGTARRKKRPEE from the coding sequence ATGCATCTCCAACCCGATCGCGCGCTCGTTCCCCCCAACACTCCGACCGTCCGCTACCTCCACGTGCTGATCAGCGCTCCACCGCCGCCAAAGGCCGCCGGCGCGGTTCGTACGCCGGTGGACGTGGCCCTCGTGCTCGACCGCTCCGGCTCCATGGACGGCAACAAGCTGACCATGGCCCGCGAGGCGGTCACCCACGCGATCCGATTGCTGAAGCCAGACGACCATCTCGGCGTGGTGTGTTACGACGAACAGGTCACGACCGTGCTGGACCGCACGCCGGCGACGCCCGAAGCCAAGGCGCTGGCAACCAAGCGCTTGAAATCGGTGGATGCGCGGGGGTCAACCGACCTGCATGGGGGCTGGCTGCGTGGCGCCGAACTGGCCCGAGCCGCGGAGCCGCGTGGCGCGTTGTCGAAGGTGCTGCTCCTGACCGACGGCCTCGCGAACCACGGCGTGGTCGATCACGGTGAGATGATCGCGTCAGCGTCCCGACTGCGCCAAGAGGGCATCGTGACGTCGACGTTTGGTGTGGGCGCCGACTTTGACGAGGAGCTGCTGTCGCGCCTCGCCACCGAGGGCGGCGGCCACTTCTACTTCATCGAGAAGGCGAAGCAGATTCCAGACCTGTTTGCCAGTGAGCTGGGCGAAACGCTGGAAGTGGTGGCACGCGAGGTGGTGTTCGAGGTGGCGTGCGACCCCGGCGTCGAGGCCATGGTCCTGAACGAACTGCCGTCAGGGCAGGCCGACGGCCGGCTCCGCGTGCAGTGCGGCGACCTGGTGGCCGATCAGGAGCTGGTGCTGATTGTCGCCGTGGCCTTCAAGGGCGCGTCTCCCGAAGGCGCGCAACTCGGCGTGCAGTGCCGGGTGTCGGATCGCGATCACGTGCTGTTCGCTGAGCCAGTGCCCGTGACGTGGCGGTCGGTGGCGGCGCTGGAAGACAGGAACCAGCCCGTGAACCGGGACGTCCGCCTGGCCGTGGCCGCCATGCTCGCCGAACGGGCCCGCTCAACGGCGCTGGCGGCGAATCGGCGCGGCGACTTCGACGCGGCCAAGCGGATCTTGCGAGAGATGGTTGACGACCTGCGCGCCATGGCGCCGGGTGACAAAGGCGTGCTGGCGCTGATCGACCAGTTACATCACGACGAAGTCGCGTTCGCCGAGGTGATGACGCCGCTGGCTATGAAGGGGCGGCACTTCGACGCTTACCGGATCGCCCATTCCCGGGAAGCGGGAGGGACGGCGCGCCGGAAGAAGCGACCGGAGGAATGA
- a CDS encoding outer membrane beta-barrel protein, which translates to MLSLAAFTFAATPATAQNRGSVGGQAGVTFQSETATVFAGEFTVRLAPVAEIYGSVGRMQDAMPSEIQDILNFVDSSLNASVPALYGISGVRLGLSEGSVRPYGIAGAGLAHLAGKFEYAGRDITSLVEDEIGYSLTSTEFAFELGGGVIIPAGAKAFIDTGYRYMRITGSDMNVSRVYGGFGVRF; encoded by the coding sequence GTGCTTTCGCTCGCCGCCTTCACGTTTGCCGCCACGCCCGCCACCGCGCAGAACCGCGGCTCCGTTGGCGGTCAGGCCGGTGTCACGTTCCAATCTGAGACCGCCACTGTGTTCGCCGGGGAGTTCACCGTACGACTCGCGCCGGTGGCCGAGATCTACGGCTCGGTGGGACGCATGCAGGACGCCATGCCCAGCGAGATTCAAGACATCTTGAATTTTGTGGATAGCTCCCTGAACGCATCGGTGCCGGCCCTTTACGGCATCAGCGGCGTCCGGCTCGGCCTGTCTGAGGGGTCTGTTCGGCCTTACGGGATTGCCGGCGCCGGTCTGGCCCACCTCGCCGGCAAGTTCGAGTACGCCGGTCGCGATATCACGAGCCTGGTCGAGGACGAGATCGGTTACTCGCTGACTTCGACCGAGTTCGCCTTCGAGTTGGGCGGAGGCGTGATCATTCCGGCCGGTGCCAAGGCGTTTATCGATACCGGCTATCGGTACATGCGCATCACCGGATCCGACATGAACGTCTCCCGTGTCTATGGCGGGTTCGGCGTTCGCTTCTGA
- a CDS encoding UvrD-helicase domain-containing protein, with amino-acid sequence MNSELVDKQSRDTIKTELACNQLVEAGAGSGKTQMMAERMAAGVASGAYEVQHMAAVTFTRKAAAELRGRFQLALEKELRDAAGDAELAARVRAALSHIERFFAGTIHSFCAHLLRERPVEAGVSPGFTELDEVEDTRLRRQSWRDYRSQLKSAGDPLILEMLDIGARPADLDSAFDTVCLYEEVAFPCGTAGVPDATAAWAKLDAFWAALQKRLPSRLDPATTCKTQQCAGRFRRQWGVAQMHRGEARTVVTLLETWDFEPKIVQYWWADEPAAKKKIAAEIKALHEPFRTEVVEPFLQAWRQYVYRLSVALLSRARDYAAAERRRLNTLNYGDLLQLAAGVLRNNADVRRALADKYRWLFVDEFQDTDPVQAEIMILLASDGSRESGVGNRADWRTVALRPGALFVVGDPKQSIYRFRRADIDIYNEVRARLEGMPNGKVVSLTSNFRSASELCELANDVFSTPFPATPSTHSPMFARLEPARTKLTGQHGLFTLTTPDTVDKSDIAAHEAAAMARFVQAEVAAGRRTYGDFLILLRKKKDMEVYARAFEDQQIPVEVSGAGAFGDSEEVLQLALLLRAIADPQDGVSLVGVLRGPLFGVSDRDLFAYKQADGWFSIFAEAPKSDQDAIGRVSSALSSLRQMHRWTQVMPIAAAVERILERTGYLALAATTPGGVEAGDLIHAVDRIRSIVEDGFTLADAADALQPDADESSDVESLPLEPGREDVVRLMNLHKAKGLEAPVVFLANPCSGVSPRVDVRVVREADKAHGYFQIKREFGKGEKVVAEPAGWDQHHDDELLYIQAEEQRLLYVAATRAKDMLVISRWAKSAGGRRPWEVFDQFCGQATELSVPAIASPPVTQVVDLSKGAAAAAVTNAEQRHLHAMRASWAAATVSTETKHLPRPSPQAEADDPTGVITADTPSRRVDAGTAWGSLIHGLLEHALRHQDVTAADLRRLALWMTMETPDLRPVIDDAVATVQAMSSKEFWAEAKASNECHEEVPFALKAAGDGAGVPKVINGTIDSVYRTGDGWKIVDYKTDIDVSPAMLQARYSDQLKAYADAWKKFTDAKVTSAIVQTRVTGV; translated from the coding sequence ATGAATAGTGAACTGGTCGACAAGCAGTCGCGCGACACCATCAAGACCGAGCTGGCGTGCAACCAGCTCGTGGAGGCGGGTGCGGGGTCGGGCAAGACGCAGATGATGGCCGAGCGCATGGCGGCCGGCGTGGCGAGCGGCGCCTACGAGGTTCAACACATGGCCGCCGTGACGTTTACGCGCAAGGCTGCCGCCGAACTGCGCGGTCGCTTTCAACTCGCGCTCGAGAAGGAACTGAGGGACGCGGCCGGCGATGCCGAGCTCGCCGCACGGGTGCGAGCCGCGCTCTCGCACATCGAGCGCTTCTTCGCCGGCACCATCCACTCGTTCTGCGCACACTTGCTGCGCGAGCGTCCGGTCGAAGCAGGTGTGTCGCCGGGATTCACGGAGCTGGACGAGGTCGAAGACACGCGGCTGCGGCGCCAGAGCTGGCGCGACTATCGCAGCCAGTTGAAGTCGGCCGGCGACCCGCTGATCCTGGAGATGCTCGACATCGGCGCCCGTCCAGCCGATTTGGACTCTGCCTTCGATACGGTGTGCCTCTACGAGGAGGTGGCGTTTCCATGCGGAACGGCTGGTGTCCCTGACGCCACGGCCGCGTGGGCGAAACTGGACGCGTTCTGGGCGGCGCTCCAGAAGAGACTGCCGTCGAGACTTGATCCCGCGACGACGTGCAAGACCCAGCAGTGCGCCGGCAGGTTTCGCCGGCAGTGGGGCGTGGCGCAGATGCATCGCGGCGAGGCGCGCACGGTCGTCACGCTGCTCGAGACCTGGGACTTCGAACCCAAGATCGTCCAGTACTGGTGGGCAGACGAGCCCGCTGCCAAGAAGAAGATTGCCGCAGAGATCAAGGCGCTTCATGAACCGTTCAGGACCGAGGTCGTTGAGCCGTTCCTGCAAGCGTGGCGCCAGTATGTCTATCGACTGAGCGTCGCGCTGCTGTCACGTGCCCGCGACTACGCCGCCGCGGAACGCCGCCGGCTGAACACGCTGAACTACGGCGACTTGTTGCAGTTGGCGGCCGGGGTGTTGCGCAACAATGCCGATGTTCGCCGCGCGCTGGCTGATAAGTATCGCTGGCTGTTCGTGGACGAGTTCCAGGACACGGACCCGGTCCAGGCCGAGATCATGATTCTTCTTGCCTCAGACGGGAGCCGGGAGTCGGGAGTCGGGAACCGGGCCGACTGGCGGACCGTGGCCCTGCGCCCGGGCGCCCTGTTCGTCGTTGGCGATCCCAAGCAGTCGATCTATCGCTTCCGGCGCGCCGACATCGACATCTACAACGAAGTCCGTGCCCGGCTGGAAGGCATGCCCAACGGCAAGGTGGTGTCGCTCACGTCGAACTTCCGCTCGGCCTCGGAGCTGTGCGAGTTGGCGAACGACGTGTTCTCGACGCCGTTCCCGGCGACGCCGTCCACGCACTCGCCGATGTTCGCGCGACTGGAGCCGGCACGGACGAAGCTGACGGGGCAGCATGGTCTGTTCACGCTGACGACGCCCGACACCGTGGACAAGTCGGATATTGCTGCGCATGAAGCCGCCGCGATGGCGCGCTTTGTCCAGGCGGAGGTGGCCGCCGGCCGCCGGACCTACGGCGACTTCCTGATCCTGCTCCGCAAGAAAAAGGACATGGAGGTGTACGCCCGCGCCTTCGAGGACCAGCAAATTCCAGTGGAGGTGAGTGGTGCCGGCGCGTTTGGCGACTCGGAGGAGGTGCTGCAGCTGGCGTTGCTGCTGCGCGCCATCGCCGATCCCCAGGATGGCGTGTCGCTCGTCGGCGTGTTGCGTGGGCCGTTGTTCGGCGTGAGCGATCGCGACCTGTTCGCCTATAAGCAGGCGGACGGCTGGTTCAGCATCTTCGCCGAGGCTCCGAAGTCCGATCAGGACGCCATTGGTCGCGTGTCGTCGGCATTGTCGTCGCTGCGGCAGATGCATCGGTGGACCCAGGTGATGCCGATTGCGGCGGCCGTGGAGCGCATTCTCGAGCGCACCGGTTACCTGGCTCTGGCCGCCACCACTCCCGGCGGCGTCGAAGCCGGCGACCTCATTCACGCCGTCGACCGCATCCGCTCGATCGTCGAAGACGGCTTCACGCTTGCTGATGCCGCCGACGCGTTGCAGCCCGACGCGGATGAGTCGAGCGATGTCGAGTCCCTGCCGCTGGAGCCCGGCCGGGAGGACGTGGTCAGGTTGATGAACCTGCACAAGGCGAAGGGGCTCGAGGCGCCGGTGGTGTTCCTGGCCAATCCCTGTAGTGGTGTGTCGCCGCGAGTAGATGTCCGCGTGGTGCGAGAGGCCGACAAGGCTCACGGCTACTTCCAGATCAAGCGCGAGTTCGGAAAAGGCGAGAAGGTGGTGGCCGAGCCTGCGGGCTGGGATCAGCATCACGACGACGAGTTGTTGTACATCCAGGCGGAAGAGCAGCGATTGCTTTACGTGGCCGCCACTCGCGCGAAAGACATGCTGGTGATCAGCCGGTGGGCCAAGAGCGCCGGTGGCCGGCGGCCGTGGGAAGTGTTCGACCAGTTCTGCGGCCAGGCGACGGAGCTGAGCGTACCGGCCATCGCGAGTCCACCAGTCACGCAGGTGGTCGATCTGTCGAAGGGCGCTGCGGCGGCCGCGGTCACCAACGCCGAACAGCGACACCTGCACGCCATGCGAGCGTCGTGGGCGGCGGCCACGGTCAGCACGGAGACCAAGCACCTGCCCAGGCCGTCGCCGCAGGCTGAGGCGGACGACCCGACGGGCGTGATCACCGCCGATACTCCAAGCCGCCGAGTCGATGCCGGCACGGCATGGGGCAGCTTGATCCACGGGCTGCTTGAACACGCCCTGCGGCACCAGGACGTGACGGCCGCCGACCTGAGGCGACTGGCGCTGTGGATGACCATGGAGACGCCCGACCTGCGGCCGGTGATCGATGATGCGGTGGCAACGGTGCAGGCCATGTCGAGCAAGGAGTTCTGGGCGGAGGCGAAGGCATCGAACGAGTGCCACGAAGAAGTGCCGTTTGCCCTCAAGGCCGCCGGGGACGGTGCCGGCGTCCCCAAGGTGATCAACGGGACCATCGACTCGGTCTACCGAACGGGCGATGGTTGGAAGATTGTCGACTACAAGACCGACATCGACGTGAGCCCGGCCATGCTCCAGGCGCGGTATTCGGACCAGTTGAAGGCCTACGCGGATGCCTGGAAGAAGTTCACCGACGCCAAGGTCACATCGGCGATCGTGCAAACGCGTGTGACTGGGGTCTGA